caccctaaccttagccaATCTAACCAAAGAGGCAACGAGTATTAGCCAATCAAATGCAGAATAGGGTGGGTCCTGCGcgaaatgcgggtgggaaaactAAGGCCGTTCCCTCCCTTCTACTTCCGCTTACATGGTTATTGTTGTCTTGGAGACCGTGGCAGCCATGGTTTGGAGTAAATTCCAATCGCTGCAGGCGGGGTAGCAAAGTTGCAGGACACAGTTTGTTTCGAGATATATTTTTTTAAGCTTAATTCACAAATATAAAGCATTTGTTAGAGCACACGTGCATCCTGAACTTAAGGTTAAATACGTAAATATGATAAAACTGTAATTAGCTAGCTGTCGTTAGCCAGCCGGTTTACGTTACCCTGCGTGACCGTCCGTTTCTATCTAATCTAACGCTAGGTACGTTTTGTTTTCAGCCTCAGCTAAGGAAGACGATTCAGAAGATAATATTTTTGTGTCTTCATGTTGAACCAGTTATCACATAGCTCTCCAGCACACTAAATATCTTACTGCTTGGACATTGTTTTGTTTTACAGTAACTCATATCTCATTTTATTTATGTTTGTTTAGCATGAAAACAACTCATTGGCCGAGTGTCAAGTTCACAGAATGAAAGACATTTCGGTGTATGAGAATGCCGGCAGGTAAATTCGTTGCCACAGACAACTGCACGCGCATATTTTTGCTGATTGCTTACTGTTAAGCTGCTTTTTAAACACAATTTTCAGGTGAGAGTGAAGCCCGGGCAAAGACCAGGGACAGATTCAATGAGGTCCTCAAGAAATACACAGACCCTCCATCAGAGAAGAAAAATAAGTTGAAAAAGAAGACCTCTGAACCTCAGGAGAGCATTGTGGTATGTTGCTCTAACATTAGCTattcgaatgaatgaatgaatgaattatttcAAATATGTAAATAAATCGTTTGGTTTTCGTATGGGGTAGAACGTCACTTTGAACTCCTTTCCAACCTTCAttcaacccagatagcatcccgatgtgggccacttcaggcaatgatgtgacactgatggccttcttctggccctgacaaaatggatgtgagcctgaagtggtccgcatgtataatagcaaatatggcccaaatatgcctaatcaaatgtgggccttttttggcaaagatgcggcgctctcgacatcatgtaatctggatgtgaccctgaagtggcctgtgtggtaaatggtgaatatggcctaaatatcataaaacaaatatgggccaccttttgcaaatatgtggcacatgcggcattgctatggcttggttctggcccagatctggcaaacagaagtggaccgcccaagtgccatcccacgcagtatgtgggccggatgaaagtgtcagtgtaggatgggtccgggccacagcaattttgctatctgtgaAGATTGCCTAACATATTCCTAAACAATCGTTTTCAAAATGTTAGACTTCTTTTCACATGATTAATGGGAATCATTCATAAATATGTTTCACTTAGCTGCATTTCAATACAAGTTAAATTTTGCTTTGTCTCGTCTTTTTCATCATAATATACCATAGTGATCTTAGAAAGTAGTAAAGGTCAGTTGTGTATCATACTAATATAGGCAGGTGGAGGAGAAATGAATAACTTGTATGATCCCATATGGGGATTTAATGATACATCAATGTTTTGCAAATGTTGGCATATCAGTAAGCACCCAACTGAAGCGTAACGAGCAGTGTGTGGACTGTATATTTCTGTATATCAGTCCTGAAATTTGCCATTTTATTCAAATCAACACTACTAGGCAAAACATATTCAAGATGAATCAATGTACAAGAGGACTCTAACAGCTTGAAAAAAGCCATACAATAACGTTCTTTGATGTATGAAGTTTTGCAGCAAGCAGTGTAACATTAACAGAcattttgccccccctccccgtttTTTTAAAACTTTGTTGAATACACTAAAGAACGATATATATTAATTTGAATAAAATGCCAGGGGGGGTTACAGACATATaagaaatagaaagaaaaaagttaaatataattaaaataaaagtaatgaACACAAAAATAAGTACATCCAAATACAGACAGACTAGTTAAATGAAAACATTGCTCAAGGCTAGTTACCTTTTCAGTGACTGCTTTGAGGTCAGCAGAAACAATCTCCACCTTGTCAGATAGGGCCACGATCTTGCTTTCTATCTTATCAGATCTGCCATTAACAAGCCTTGTAGGTTGGCAAGTTGAGAAAAGATCTCACTGAGAAAAGAGTTTTCAGCTCCGAAGACTTTTTCTTTGCAGCTGGAGACTTAATTGGAGTCACTGGCAGTGACGGGAATTGCTCTACAGTGAGGCAGAAGGCTTCTGCTTCCCCCACGTCTTTGTAGTCATGGCTGCCACTAACCAGCGCACAGGTTGAATTAGCTTTTTTAATTTCCACAGCCAAGAGAGATGAAAGCTCACATTTATGACCATTGCAGCCGAACCCAGTGTCAACGACTTGCATAAAATGAATTCAAAAATCAAAACGTAGCTTTTTTCATATATTTTGAAAGTCTTGGTGCAAGAGCGTGTAAATTGCAACCTGTTAGGCTAACATCTTAGCCCCACCCTCACATTTTTGCCTGTTGTTTGATGTAACCTTGTCTTTTGGAGCTTTGTAGTATGATAAAATAGGTAAAATAAATCTGCGCACCACAAAGTCTTCTGCACACTCACATGAACCAACATTAAACTTTGCAAGTATTTTTGTCGCCACTTCATGTACCCTGTCTCTTCCAGCTACAGACACTACGCAGAAATCTCAACCTCGAGAAAGACACCGAGGAAGATGAGACCATCCTCCAGAATACATACCACCATGAACAGGGAAGCCCTCGCTTCACTAAGAACAGGAGAAGGGAACAGGAACTAGCAGAGAAGTTTAACATCAGTAGTCATGGGAACCAGGAGGAGGTTCAGCCATCCAAAGGCAAGCGGAAGGGTAAAAGGGAACTTCCTTCTCTGCCTGTGCAGGAGGACACACCAAGCTACATTCAGAATGATAGTGCTGACGATGCAGAGGCATCCAAGTCAGAGATCTCCTTTGAGCCAGACGGGGCTACTGGAAAGGAACCAAAGAAGAGAATTAAGAAGGGGAGGCGGAAAGGGgatgtggaggaggaggtggagaggcAGGTGGCAGATGCTGAGGATGAGCTGTTGCATGAATACCAGCAGCAGATTGAACAGCAGGAGGAAAGAACTGTGAAGAAGATGGTCAAAAAATCTGACTTGAATGCTACCCGCCAAGAAATCTTGTTGAATAATGACAtgggaaagaagaaaaagaagaagcttaAATCAGTGAATACAGAGTCTGAAATTAGGTACATACACTTGCATGTACAATGTTGGatttattttgatttgatttcaCAGTCCATTTATTTGATATAGCCATATTTGTACATAACATGAAGAGGTGGGAGAGAGATCTAATCCCTTTTATACCGCCAGGGATCAAGATGAAAGTATGGAACACGTTGGTGACACAGAAAATAAAGCTGAATccaaaggaaagaagaagaaaagaaagcaagGTAATAAGGACTCTGTCACATAAAAAGCCATAAGACCCACATATGGTGTTGGTGGTGATTGATTTTCATATCTTATGTTCCTGTTTTAGTCATGAAGGAGGAGCGTGAACAGGAAGCAGAAACACCACAGAAACCTGTTTTTGATGACAGCCTAGTGCTCGGAGTGTACATTCACAGGACAGACCGTCTCAAGACTGACCTGTTGATATCACACCCCATGTTGAAGATTCATGTGGTCAATGAGACGACAGGGCAGTATGTGAGGAAAGAGGACAGGTGAGGATGAATAGTCTCCACCCTACTAAAATGCAGTATGCTTCTGCTGATAAAATACAGGGTGCCGTGTCTGTCCAGGTTAAGGTTGCTAAGCAAAATTTTTTTATTTGCTCACATAGACAGCAAGGCAAAATTTCCAAATGTAGGTTCACGCTTTCTTGTATTTTTGATTGATGATGTGCTGTGATATCTGACAACAGCTGTGATGTTGTTGATGCAGTGGTGGACCACTGCTGTAGTGATACAATCCAAACAATGTTTTATCTGCATGTGCAATGACTGAAAATTTTCTAATTTTGTGAGATTGGCCGCGTCCTTCTGTTTTTCAGCCACAGACCAGTTTCATCGTTTTATGAGCAGGAGAATGTTGACCATATTCTTCCCATCATGACTCAGCCTTTTGActtcaagaaaaataaatcaacagttcctgagtgGGGGGAGCAGATAATCTTCAATGAGCGCTTTGGTTATTTCCTTCAGAATGACGATGAAAGCCCCAGGGTTATACTCTTTTTTGAGGTAAAAGTATATTTTGCTTATGTATGTGCTCATGTTCAACTCTCTGCTTCATATTCAAATGATTCATATACACAGTCTTACCCAGAAGTCCCCTAGTACCAAACTCCTCTGCTCTTGTCTACTAACCAGCCCCACTGGAATAGTTGAGAGCTAATAATCTTGCTCAGGGGCAACTCGGTAGTACTTTTTGAGGAATGGGCAAGTTTTAGCAATTCACAGACTGTCTGGACATCGCAACCAGTCTTCAAATTTTAATTTTGCATTGCAAACTCTTGGGTAACCAATACACTCATAACAACGGTCTATTTATGAAGCAGGTTTTAGCAAAGCAAAGAAGGTTTTAATTTAATTCTGTCCCATAGGTGCTGGATTTCATGACCATGGAAGAAGCGAGAGCCAATGTTGCTGTCGACAAGCATGAGCGGGGCTTCAGAAAAATAGCATGGGCATTCCTTAAGGTACTGAATTTGGGTTTGccattgaaataaaaaaaaaaatcctaatgcTCGTTTTAATTTAATTCTGTCTCCTTAAAAATAACCTTTTGCTGATTTTAATTTCATCCTGTCTCCTTCAGCTTGTAGGCACTAATGGTATGCTGaacatcgacagtaaactacgcCTTCAGCTCTTTTCCCCCCCAGCCCGGGCAAAGAGGCAACCTAAAACAATCGAAGTAGTTGACTGGTGGAGGAGATACCCTCGAAACAAATATGCATCCACCCTTTACATTACAGTGAAGGGCATCAAACTACCTGAGCATGTAAGTTTGTTGTCTGTATGTTGTATTTTAGTGTTTCGGGCATTATTATCAGTAATTAGATTAATTACTGATTGATGACAATATGGTGAATAGTGCTGGGTACCGTTCACATTTGAACCAATATGGGTACCAGTACCTGGAATTTGGGTACCGGTACCCAACGGTACCTTTATTGGTACTTTACTCTCTCTGTAATGATAAGAATGTAATTTCAGTAGTAAAAAATAAGTAAACAAGCACAAAACTGTCCAGACCCACAGTGTACCCGCCATGTGTAAAGTTGATCAGATGAATGGTTGTCGAGAGAATGGaaggaccgacagacagagactccttccGTTTTAGTTAGATTATGATTAATCTGAGGAATTTTGAAGACTAACAAGCGCACGTACTAActgtccctctcaggtcgtccaggagtgagtgaccacaatttgtgacgCATAGCCCATGGTGCCGGTGTCGTGGGAAAAATAAGTCAGCTTTGCATTTTGCATCACAAATATTGCAGCGAGCGTTGTCTGTGTCAAGTACGACCATTTTCGGCTCACCATTGCCTCATTGTATTGGACTTGAAAAAGCTGTAGGTTAAGGGGAGGGGTATCAGTCTTGCTCTCTCTATTTCTTTCTAACGTATACTCTGTCACCCAGATGTTTACTTGCAACAAGCAGTAAACTAGGAGGGATTTTTCGAAAGGCTCTTAAGGAATCTTATTcatatttattataattcacaaCACAACCTGCTCTCAAGgtatcgaaatttggcaccgATTGATCTAACatgaggcggcacagtggtgcagtggttagcgtggttgcctcacagcaagaaggtcctgggttcaagccccgggttagtccaaccgtgggggtcgtcccgggtcatcctctttgtggagtttgcatgttctccccgtatctgcgtgggttttctccgagggctctggtttcctcccacaatccaaggacatgtaggtcaggtgaatcagcagtactaaattgtccctaggtgtgtgtgtgtgtgtcggccctgtgatagcctgctagcctgtccagggtgtctcccggcctgctgcccaatgactgctgggataggctccagcatctccgcaaccctgagagcgggataagcagttgggataatgaatggatggatgatcgaACATGAATCGGTAGTACCGACAGAATTTGGTCAGTACCCTTAAAAGTATCGAATTCGGTACCCAACCCTAATTGTGAATATTGTAGAACTGATGAATGCTGTTTTAAATGCTGCCCACTATTTAGTACTTCATTTTCAAGTGTATTCCAGATTATCTTTTTCCATGCTTGTTTTTCTCCTTCTAGCCAATGAATAAAATACTAAGTGAATGGTTTTTACTGCGGATAAAATGGTAGAGGTGATATTAATTTCTGCCATGTAGGTGTCTTAATGTAAATAATATCAAGTTGCCAGTAGGCTCTTTATTATATGCTTTGGTTTTTGTTGGCAGGTGGACCCCAGTATGCGCTCCATGATGGCACTGCAGGAGGAGCGGGGGAGCACCTCCTACAGTGAACTCCAGAGTGAGGTCACCAAGAGAAGCTTGTCACAGCCTCTAGAGAGCAAACCCTCTGTCCTAAAATGGAGCAGGGTGCCTGGTCAGGTTTGTACTGTAGAATTAAaacttttaaacatttttttttgtgtagtCTTGCCTTAATTTAGCCCAGTGGTTCTCAGTCTGGTCCTCGGGGTTGCCCAGTACGTTGGTTTAAATGCAATTAGATGCAAATTCATCTGTTGTTCTAGGTCTAAAACCTCTCTGATTGGGGGCTGGAATACTTTAGACAGCAGGAGAATGTAACTGAACACCTGGCAGAGTGGAAAACCAGCTGTGCTATGAGCCCAGTCTAGCAGTACTGCATCAAGCCTTATATTCTAGGAGTCATATGGTctcactgtgttgttaacaattTAGATCTTTTTCACACTATTTGCCGTGTTTCTTAAAATGACTTCAACTGATGATTGGTTAATATTCTGATAGTATCAAGTGAAGCTCAATGAAAGGCTCTTTGAAAAAGGAATTACTGAATAGAGGTAAATGTTCAAATGGCCTTGACTCTTGAGTTCCATGCATTTTTGCATTACAAGCTAGCAAACGCTGTAATTTGGGATTTTCTGAACACAAACATCTGCAGAAAATAGTATTATAAATAATTCTTACTGTTTGTTTAAATCAACTTGAACTACTAGAAGGGAGGGGTTTAGTACATCAGGAAAATTCAGAAAGAGTCCCATCTATTGTTAAACAGAAAACTAAACTGACTTCAGTTTCCTGTGATTCTCTTAACTTTGTATTTTTTTCCAATTTGCAAACCCAGCTACTCAGGCTCTTAAGTGGGCTAAAACTAGCTAAGAGTATTAACAAATGATATTTAACCAGGTTGTAGGCATACATACATGAAATCTAACGTGGCATTTTTATGTCTGAAGATCTGCCGGATTCCCAACAAGCCTGTACTGTCGTTCCGGGGCGGTCAGATGGGCTGTTTCACCTTGCGCTTCTCTCACGCTGGGACTGTGCTTGCTGCTGCTTGTGCTGACAGAGATGCTTTCCCTGTTGTAGGTAAGCAACACCTTATTGGTGCACCTGCTTTCACTGTCTGCACCCCCCACTAGGCAAACTCGGCAGAAGATCCCCACTAATTAAAGGCACTGAGTGTATTCTACTTGGATCTAGATGTCTATCATTTAGCCatatgaataaaaacaaaatacaagCAACCTAAACAAACAAGCTCTTAAAAAAAGCAGCAGTTAACCAGTATGTTTGTTGATGTCTGTCATTTTCAAAAGAATTCAGTAGATTTCATTCAGTGTGATCACTGAAAATTTCTCCAGTCTGCAAATTCGTGCCAAGTCATTTGGTACATGGAGCATtgatacaacaacaaaaacacagcaaGCCAAGCACTTGTGTTGTTGAATGTAGATATCTGGGGAGCGAGGTTTTTGTCGGCAGTTTACGGAGAAGGTTGTTCCAATCAGTGCTGTTAAGCAATCACAACATGTATTACTGTTATCGGGAAGATTACACCAAGGACCTCCAACTTGTGGAGAATGAATAGCAGTAATAAATAGCACAGGTGATGGACCACAGTAGTGTGCAACACCCAAAATGTATGTGAGgattgaaaaaatgattcctagAAATAACACTGTGGTCTTTTGCTGTTTCAGTGTATGAGATCCCCTCCGGCaaggttttggctgcctttagtggCCATCTCAGTATTGTGTATGATCTCTGCTGGTCCAGAGATGACCATAGCCTTTTGTCCGCCTCCTCTGACGGCACTGTCAGGTAAATATACATCAGGTATATATCAATATGTATCAGGCAAATGAATCAGTGAAGTTTATAGTAATTTGAATACAATGCTGTATTATAAGTTGTCAAACTCAGTGTTTGAGCTCCAGGAACAGTTGGTATTTTTACCGCCTCTAGGGGGAGTTAGTACTCCTCTAATATTTTTACCAGGTGTCTGCGGTTAAATGTCATAAATACAATCTCACAAATATTATGTCTTAAAAGTCATTAAATTGGCTTAAATTTCAATTTATGGTCTTAATTTTTACATTAAAATTTTacaattttgtttatttttatcagTATTAATCAAATTCTTCTGAAGCAGAGTCAGAATGTTTGATAGCCTGTAAAACCCTAAGCCTAATCCTTTCTTCTACGCAGAACCTGTACTTGCCTGCTACAGTTACTTGGTGCGGAAAATACCTTTTATAGATTATCCCAATTCCCTTCAATTACCTGTCATACCTAACCTGTAGAGATAAATTTAAGCAAACGCTTACATTTACCTGTACAAAGCACTGAGGGGGAAAAGGGTATCACTTGCATTAGTATCTGACCTAAAGGAACCTATTAAGAAGGAAATTGCTGCCTGACCTGACGGAAACTAGAAGGGTCTGCATCTAAACCTTCCATTTTCTATCTAATACCTACCTCTGCACTGAACCAAATATACAGTTCCTACCTTTACAACtttaccgggatggctcggaagagtggggtaattggccagatacaatttgggaaataaataaattttcACCAATGTAATATTTATGGAGCAGAATATGCTAGAACAAATATGTACAAGACATTAAGTTGACCACTCTCAAAAAATTATGGCTTCTTTGTGCCCACCATGTtaagaaaaaaacccccatccTAGAATTGCCCCTACTCAATAAAAAAAGAACTACTGGGGAGGACTGAACATCCCCTTGACCCTCTATAATTTGCATATCGAACCAACGGGGCTGCAGGATGCTACtataatacccctttcacactggccaaaataaacccgctaacatccgcctttttacattgaccaaaggtgaACATTAGCAGGTTTTTTTGCAGGTTTTCGGCCAGTGTGAAAAGGGTATAATTCTACTCAACTTCATATGCAAGCACTTAAAGGGTGGTAAAAACCATGCTAGATTGTTGTTTGTGGCCTTTATATCTGGTTTCAACACTGTACAACCCCACTGCTGGTGCAAAAGCTTACCGAGTGCTTTGGGTTGGGCTCTTAACATTGTGGGCTGGATTTTGGACCTCCTCACTAATAGAACTCAGAGAGTGAGAGTAAATGAACATCTCTCTGGATGGTCTAGAACATCAACTGGCTCCCTCCAAGAATGCGTCCTCTCTCCTCTTTTATACTATATTATGTACACAATGACTGTCATAGTTAGTTTGACAACCGTCACATTGTGAAGGTTGCAAATGATACAGTTATAATGATTCTGCTGAAGAATGATGAAATGTCTCACGGTCCTGCTATAATCTACTTTTTGAATTGGTATAAAGAAGCCTTTATATAATTGAATGTGACAAAAACCAAGGACGTGTGCA
The DNA window shown above is from Lampris incognitus isolate fLamInc1 chromosome 16, fLamInc1.hap2, whole genome shotgun sequence and carries:
- the ahi1 gene encoding jouberin, which codes for MRMPAGESEARAKTRDRFNEVLKKYTDPPSEKKNKLKKKTSEPQESIVLQTLRRNLNLEKDTEEDETILQNTYHHEQGSPRFTKNRRREQELAEKFNISSHGNQEEVQPSKGKRKGKRELPSLPVQEDTPSYIQNDSADDAEASKSEISFEPDGATGKEPKKRIKKGRRKGDVEEEVERQVADAEDELLHEYQQQIEQQEERTVKKMVKKSDLNATRQEILLNNDMGKKKKKKLKSVNTESEIRDQDESMEHVGDTENKAESKGKKKKRKQVMKEEREQEAETPQKPVFDDSLVLGVYIHRTDRLKTDLLISHPMLKIHVVNETTGQYVRKEDSHRPVSSFYEQENVDHILPIMTQPFDFKKNKSTVPEWGEQIIFNERFGYFLQNDDESPRVILFFEVLDFMTMEEARANVAVDKHERGFRKIAWAFLKLVGTNGMLNIDSKLRLQLFSPPARAKRQPKTIEVVDWWRRYPRNKYASTLYITVKGIKLPEHVDPSMRSMMALQEERGSTSYSELQSEVTKRSLSQPLESKPSVLKWSRVPGQICRIPNKPVLSFRGGQMGCFTLRFSHAGTVLAAACADRDAFPVVVYEIPSGKVLAAFSGHLSIVYDLCWSRDDHSLLSASSDGTVRVWDVDRLLGIAQKVLPHPTFVYCAQYHPAAQSLVVTGGYDRLVRVWRLDVDDVNGQLLQELEGHNSFINTICFDSEGRRMFSADNTGLIVVWKTLVNTSKQRQPCQHWVIEKEIEESDLRSIPINMLEIHPNGRRLLIHAKDSVLRVMDLRILAVKKYTGATNYRERIYSTFTPCGNFIFSGSEDGMAYVWNVETGDQVAVYSELCYPTALRGVAFHPHENMVAFCAFGQSQPIHVYLYDRKVSQLEVQSIRGVSQSASEDTKPLRDLSEPAVLNNTSLAMDQYAQATRLALKMQRVKEKLDSVLEPYRRSSIPGYMYEQGKVGMSHTGRSLTLDSGTTELNASLPPPSLLSPHAKMQISASLAEQLIPQAAMSTQNRGFSPVGHRLKGTPSLHLQTSLAELVSPASRIQTDSDQVQQTVVSLYDYSANRSDELTIHRGDVIRVLYKDNDSWWFGHLANGQQGYFPATYVAEERDFNEELAHPTETHAALSEGMAERSTPTRVSAAISSSGELRFLSEQDTDTESGDAKAKRKKRVKKLRAPPSPPQVTSSDQDASGKSSTRRRARLTERPLPRRPAGWANSGFEPDA